In a genomic window of Flavobacterium lipolyticum:
- a CDS encoding porin family protein — MKKIILAAVLFIATSATIQAQLVQFGVKAGVNFASQTGDAGLQGVAFDKEGITSYHVGVVAELKLLDKFAIQPELLYSTQGATYKNAVSEFKNELGYLSIPVMAKFYLNDTFSLEVGPQASFLLSEKNKFDVKDAQTFEFGLNAGLGVKLTKSIFVQGRYGLGLTEASKNADVKNSTFQISAGFLF, encoded by the coding sequence ATGAAAAAGATAATCTTAGCAGCTGTATTGTTTATTGCAACTTCAGCTACAATTCAGGCACAATTAGTACAATTTGGAGTTAAAGCAGGGGTTAACTTTGCAAGCCAAACCGGAGACGCAGGTCTTCAGGGTGTAGCATTTGACAAAGAAGGAATCACTAGCTACCACGTAGGAGTTGTTGCAGAACTTAAATTGTTAGACAAATTTGCGATTCAACCGGAGCTTTTATATTCTACTCAGGGAGCAACTTACAAAAATGCTGTAAGTGAATTTAAAAATGAATTAGGCTACTTATCTATTCCTGTAATGGCTAAATTTTACCTAAACGACACTTTTAGCTTAGAAGTAGGTCCTCAGGCTTCCTTTTTATTAAGTGAAAAGAATAAGTTTGATGTTAAAGATGCACAAACTTTTGAATTTGGTCTTAATGCCGGATTAGGAGTAAAACTTACTAAAAGCATTTTTGTTCAGGGTCGTTATGGTCTAGGGTTAACTGAAGCTTCTAAAAATGCTGATGTTAAAAACTCAACTTTCCAGATCTCTGCAGGATTCTTGTTCTAA
- a CDS encoding porin family protein, with the protein MKRIILAAMAVMVFGFANAQKTRFGVKGGLNISSVVGGDVEDTKALVGFHVGGFAEIHVVQRFFIQPELLFSAQGTKVDGSLNDTDIKLNYLNIPVVAKYYIIDKKFNVEAGPQLGVLLSAKVNGNNIKDLTRSVDLGFNLGAGYSFTDNLSAGLRYTIGLSPLSDKDIDNSDDYYDSAKNSNLALSLAYKF; encoded by the coding sequence ATGAAAAGAATAATTTTGGCTGCTATGGCAGTAATGGTATTTGGTTTTGCTAATGCACAAAAGACGAGATTCGGAGTAAAAGGAGGTCTTAATATTTCATCAGTAGTTGGAGGAGATGTTGAAGATACTAAAGCTCTTGTTGGTTTTCACGTTGGAGGTTTTGCAGAAATTCATGTGGTTCAAAGATTTTTTATTCAGCCTGAGCTTTTATTTTCTGCTCAGGGAACTAAAGTTGACGGTTCATTGAATGACACGGATATTAAGTTGAACTATTTGAATATTCCTGTAGTTGCGAAGTATTATATCATTGATAAAAAATTCAATGTTGAAGCGGGTCCACAGCTTGGCGTTTTGTTATCGGCTAAAGTAAATGGTAATAACATTAAAGATTTGACCAGATCGGTAGATCTTGGTTTTAACTTAGGAGCCGGATACAGTTTTACGGATAATCTTTCAGCAGGGCTTCGTTATACAATCGGATTGTCTCCGCTTTCTGATAAAGATATTGATAATTCAGATGATTATTATGATAGTGCTAAAAACAGTAACCTTGCGTTATCTTTAGCCTACAAATTCTAA
- a CDS encoding M23 family metallopeptidase, which yields MRFSLLALLFSPFIFAQTQYPKDYFRPPLDIPMQLSGNFGELRPNHFHAGFDLKTNQREGLNVYAIADGYVSRIKISTFGNGKCIYITHPNGYTSVYGHLQTPVGSILDYVTKTHYKEKAYEIEMFPKPNELPVAKGDLIGLSGNTGSSEGPHLHFEIRDTKTEFVINPLFFGFDKNLKDTKKPGISSVYVYPMDNATVNQSKQPLLLNVALQKDGTYLAGKVKANGRIGFGISAVDYDDVSFNKNGVFNVSTFLNGNQNYNYQFNTYSFDEMRYINAFIDYGKYKKSGQRVQKLFMKTPYALSIIKTDSLRGIVSAQPNLASTYRIEVSDYFGNLSTVTVPVEYDTATPIVKEEPVTSKYFIKANKDSNFEKDNMSVFFPAGTFYDDFNLNFDVKNNRIYVHDDTVPVHSNFTITIKDSSFPETLKDKLFIGRFSGNSASYNGTVRKGDVFTAKSKILGQFGLVLDTIAPVIKIVKPIQDKWITGVKKIEFTINDASSGIKSYNGYLNGNWILFEYESKSRKITHTFDDTLLAEGANDLKIEVIDNVGNSAIFETHFFRSQQK from the coding sequence ATGAGATTTTCGTTACTTGCCCTGCTTTTTAGTCCGTTTATTTTTGCGCAGACGCAATATCCAAAAGATTATTTTCGTCCGCCACTGGATATTCCCATGCAGCTTTCCGGTAATTTCGGGGAGTTGAGGCCAAATCATTTCCATGCGGGGTTTGATTTGAAAACGAATCAGAGAGAAGGATTAAATGTCTACGCCATTGCTGACGGATATGTGTCGAGAATTAAAATTTCGACTTTCGGCAACGGTAAATGCATCTACATTACACATCCAAACGGATACACTTCGGTATATGGACATTTGCAAACTCCGGTAGGATCCATTTTGGATTATGTGACAAAAACGCATTATAAAGAAAAGGCCTATGAAATTGAAATGTTTCCAAAACCCAACGAACTACCGGTTGCAAAAGGTGATCTGATTGGACTTTCCGGCAATACAGGTTCATCAGAAGGACCGCATCTTCATTTTGAAATTCGGGATACTAAAACAGAATTTGTGATTAATCCCCTATTTTTTGGCTTCGATAAAAATCTAAAAGACACTAAAAAGCCTGGTATTTCGAGTGTGTATGTTTATCCGATGGATAATGCAACGGTAAATCAGTCCAAACAGCCTTTGTTACTGAATGTCGCCTTGCAGAAAGACGGGACTTATCTGGCTGGTAAAGTAAAAGCCAATGGTAGAATTGGTTTCGGAATTTCTGCAGTAGATTATGATGATGTTTCGTTTAATAAAAATGGTGTTTTTAATGTTTCTACTTTTCTGAACGGAAATCAAAATTACAATTATCAATTCAATACCTATTCCTTCGATGAGATGCGATACATAAATGCTTTTATCGATTATGGTAAATATAAAAAGTCGGGTCAGCGGGTTCAGAAACTCTTTATGAAAACACCTTACGCGTTGAGCATTATTAAGACTGATTCCTTACGTGGAATTGTTTCAGCCCAACCTAATTTAGCATCCACTTACAGAATTGAGGTTTCGGATTATTTTGGAAATTTAAGCACGGTTACTGTTCCGGTTGAATACGACACGGCAACGCCAATTGTCAAAGAGGAGCCAGTAACTTCAAAATACTTTATTAAAGCCAATAAAGATTCAAATTTTGAAAAAGACAATATGTCTGTGTTTTTTCCGGCTGGAACTTTTTATGATGATTTTAATTTAAACTTTGATGTTAAAAATAATCGTATTTACGTTCACGACGATACCGTTCCGGTACACTCCAATTTTACCATTACGATTAAGGACAGCTCGTTTCCGGAAACCCTGAAGGATAAACTTTTTATTGGAAGATTTAGCGGAAACTCTGCCAGTTATAACGGAACAGTGAGAAAAGGAGATGTTTTTACTGCCAAATCAAAAATATTAGGGCAATTTGGATTAGTTCTGGACACTATAGCGCCTGTCATTAAAATCGTAAAACCAATTCAGGACAAGTGGATTACGGGAGTTAAAAAGATAGAATTTACCATTAATGATGCTTCTTCCGGAATCAAATCGTACAACGGTTATCTTAATGGGAACTGGATTCTGTTTGAATATGAAAGTAAATCAAGAAAAATAACGCATACTTTTGATGATACTCTCCTTGCAGAAGGAGCAAATGATTTAAAAATTGAAGTGATTGATAATGTAGGAAATTCTGCTATCTTTGAGACTCATTTTTTTAGAAGCCAACAAAAATAA
- a CDS encoding PAS domain-containing sensor histidine kinase, with product MVFDLYGNENCLEVNNFYKKLLAEMPDLLFQFVVDSENRYTFPLVSKSADDIFELSVKEFTNDIKLVIYDRIFPQDRDVFFQSLVKARKEAKPWNVEFRAVLPKKGMRWFKVSAKTEQSADGCVSFFGHVSDITELKDKEEKLRISEERFQFALEASTAGIWDWDMVTNRVFYSSLSLKILELDSADIFDDPERWDKIVHPEDLPKYYSDIQEHFDNKIPYYENYHRVMTSSGNYKWILDRGKVIERDENGKPLRVIGTHTDVSLQKEKELELLKTMKLYSDQNSRLVNFSHIVSHNLNTQAGNIKSILDFIDADVDKQTVNEMLEHLRTVSNDLNDTIANLTQIVKTQSNINIAVAPLKLSEYIEKTISTIRGYDKDKKVTIVNNVPRYLTINFNPAYLESVLLNFTTNAIKYAHPDRDPVIVFDFSIEPDGYKSLKITDNGLGIDLAVYGDLLFGMYKTFHKNQEARGIGLYITRNQIEAMKGSISVESTVGVGTSFKIIFNDI from the coding sequence ATGGTTTTTGATTTATATGGAAATGAGAATTGCTTAGAGGTAAATAATTTTTATAAAAAATTGCTTGCCGAAATGCCGGATCTGCTGTTTCAGTTTGTTGTGGACAGCGAAAACAGGTATACTTTCCCTTTGGTTAGTAAATCAGCTGACGATATTTTTGAACTTAGTGTAAAAGAGTTTACCAATGACATTAAATTGGTCATTTACGACCGGATTTTTCCTCAGGATCGTGATGTGTTTTTTCAGTCTTTAGTCAAAGCACGTAAAGAAGCAAAGCCCTGGAATGTTGAATTTAGAGCTGTTTTACCTAAAAAAGGGATGCGATGGTTCAAGGTTTCTGCCAAAACAGAGCAGTCCGCTGACGGGTGTGTTAGCTTTTTTGGACATGTTTCGGATATTACGGAATTGAAAGATAAGGAAGAAAAACTACGTATTTCTGAAGAGCGTTTTCAATTTGCTCTAGAGGCCTCTACTGCCGGAATTTGGGATTGGGATATGGTAACCAATAGGGTTTTCTATTCGTCATTGTCGTTAAAAATTTTAGAATTAGATTCCGCTGATATTTTCGATGATCCGGAACGTTGGGATAAGATTGTGCATCCCGAGGATCTTCCAAAGTACTATTCGGATATACAGGAGCATTTTGATAATAAGATCCCATATTACGAAAATTACCATCGCGTCATGACTTCAAGTGGTAATTATAAGTGGATTCTGGATCGTGGAAAGGTGATTGAAAGGGATGAAAATGGAAAGCCATTGCGTGTGATCGGGACACATACTGATGTTTCTTTGCAAAAAGAGAAAGAGTTGGAGCTCTTAAAAACGATGAAATTGTACAGTGATCAAAATAGCCGATTGGTGAATTTTTCACATATCGTTTCACATAATTTGAATACGCAGGCCGGAAATATAAAGTCGATCCTCGATTTCATTGACGCGGATGTTGACAAACAAACTGTAAACGAAATGTTAGAACATTTGCGAACTGTTTCTAATGATCTGAACGATACGATTGCCAATTTAACCCAGATTGTAAAGACACAAAGTAATATCAATATTGCTGTGGCGCCATTAAAGCTTTCAGAATACATTGAGAAAACAATTTCAACGATTAGAGGGTATGACAAGGATAAGAAAGTTACCATTGTAAATAATGTTCCAAGGTATTTGACAATTAATTTTAACCCGGCTTATCTGGAAAGTGTTTTACTGAATTTTACAACAAACGCTATAAAGTATGCGCATCCGGACAGAGATCCTGTTATTGTTTTTGATTTTTCAATCGAACCGGACGGTTACAAGTCGTTAAAAATTACGGATAATGGTTTGGGAATCGATTTGGCGGTGTACGGTGATTTGTTGTTTGGAATGTATAAAACTTTTCACAAAAATCAGGAGGCAAGGGGAATTGGACTTTATATTACCAGGAATCAAATCGAGGCAATGAAAGGGAGTATTTCAGTAGAAAGTACAGTGGGAGTAGGAACGAGCTTTAAAATTATCTTTAACGATATTTAG
- a CDS encoding TonB-dependent receptor — protein MNQIKLIAVFLFLCTTSISFAQKAHVKGVILDEQKHPVAGVNISSSGNVSQSDSDGFYEIIVPSGKKISLIFTHVSLKMMSLTVHLASNEIFVFNPLMSSSEEQMGEVFVSSKSKKRIQGIANVDVATIKKIPGANAGIENILKTLPGVNSNNELSTQYAVRGGNYDENLVYVNEVEVYRPFLIRSGQQEGLSFTNTDLVQNVDFSAGGFQAKFGDKLSSVLDITYRKPTQFGASLEASLLGGSISVDAVSKNKKWSAVTGVRYRNNSLLVNSQDTQTNYTPTFADIQTNVNYDISKKWQMSFLGNISQNKYLYQPLTRETKFGTIDQPMALAVYYEGRERDQYNTYFGALKTTYKASPTFTLKLIGSLFHTIEQEHFDILAQYRLGNIENEDTSNVDFTRGIGSQLSHARNDLDALIANAEIKGFKEWKNDSQLEFGLKYTRESIRDRIVEWEMIDSAGFSINPPIAFLPKNNQPYKPYTGPLLPYQEVRATNFNTINRFSGYAQWNKKSEIGSSQVWYNLGARFQSWNVSGSAVEGKTQTVFSPRAQFTLKPDWDMDMLFRLSGGLYHQPPFYRELRDLNGVVNPNVKAQESVHIVLGNDYNFKMWNRPFKWVTELYYKSLSDVNVYSIDNVRIRYVANNNAKAYAQGVDFRLNGEFVPGTESWISFGYLKTEENYENKGYIARPTDQRLKFAMLFQDYMPSIPSVKLYLNLVYNTGLPGGAPAYSDPYLYQRRLNDYRRADVGFAKVFVDGNTKVAKAKWLKNFKELSVGVEIFNLFNNQNAITNTWVRDVYSKNQYAIPNYMTSRVFNVKLNARL, from the coding sequence TTGAATCAAATTAAGTTAATAGCCGTTTTCCTTTTTTTATGCACGACCAGTATTTCATTTGCTCAGAAGGCTCATGTAAAAGGTGTTATTCTGGATGAGCAGAAACATCCTGTGGCTGGAGTAAATATCAGTTCTTCCGGGAATGTTTCGCAATCTGATTCAGATGGTTTTTATGAAATTATAGTGCCGTCAGGTAAAAAGATTTCGTTGATTTTTACCCACGTCTCTTTAAAAATGATGAGTCTGACCGTACATTTAGCCTCAAATGAGATTTTCGTTTTTAATCCCTTAATGAGCAGTTCCGAAGAACAAATGGGAGAAGTTTTTGTTTCTTCTAAAAGTAAGAAGAGGATTCAGGGTATCGCAAATGTCGATGTCGCTACCATTAAAAAAATACCGGGAGCCAATGCCGGAATCGAGAATATTTTGAAAACACTGCCAGGTGTAAATTCCAATAATGAACTGAGTACACAATATGCTGTTCGGGGTGGAAATTACGATGAAAATCTGGTGTATGTGAACGAAGTCGAAGTCTATCGCCCGTTTTTAATTCGTTCCGGGCAACAGGAAGGATTGAGTTTTACCAATACCGATTTAGTGCAGAATGTTGACTTTTCGGCAGGAGGATTTCAGGCAAAGTTTGGAGATAAATTATCCTCTGTTTTAGACATCACTTATAGAAAACCAACGCAGTTCGGCGCTTCGCTTGAAGCCAGTTTGCTTGGCGGAAGTATATCGGTCGATGCGGTTTCTAAAAATAAGAAATGGTCGGCTGTAACCGGAGTTCGTTATAGAAATAATAGCTTGTTGGTGAATAGTCAGGACACGCAAACGAATTATACTCCAACTTTTGCAGATATTCAGACCAATGTTAATTATGATATTTCTAAAAAATGGCAAATGAGCTTTTTAGGGAATATCTCCCAAAACAAATATTTGTATCAGCCTTTAACCCGTGAGACAAAATTCGGGACCATAGATCAACCGATGGCGCTTGCCGTGTATTATGAAGGCAGGGAACGGGATCAGTACAATACCTACTTCGGTGCCTTGAAAACGACTTACAAAGCTTCACCTACTTTTACTTTGAAATTAATTGGTTCCCTTTTTCATACCATAGAACAGGAGCATTTTGATATTCTCGCACAATATCGTTTGGGTAATATAGAGAATGAAGACACCTCAAATGTTGATTTCACTCGTGGAATAGGTTCGCAATTGAGCCATGCCCGAAATGATTTGGATGCGTTAATTGCCAATGCAGAAATCAAAGGTTTTAAAGAATGGAAAAATGACAGCCAGTTGGAATTTGGTTTGAAATATACGCGTGAATCGATTCGGGATCGAATTGTAGAGTGGGAGATGATTGATTCGGCTGGATTCTCGATTAATCCACCTATCGCTTTTTTACCGAAGAACAATCAGCCTTATAAGCCTTATACGGGGCCGTTATTACCGTATCAGGAGGTACGAGCGACAAATTTTAATACCATAAACCGCTTTTCGGGATATGCGCAATGGAATAAAAAATCAGAAATAGGATCCAGTCAGGTTTGGTACAATCTCGGAGCTCGTTTTCAGAGTTGGAATGTTTCAGGAAGTGCTGTTGAAGGTAAGACTCAAACCGTTTTCAGTCCGCGTGCCCAATTTACTTTAAAACCGGATTGGGATATGGACATGCTCTTCCGACTTTCCGGAGGATTGTACCATCAGCCCCCTTTTTATAGAGAGCTTAGGGATTTAAATGGTGTGGTAAATCCAAATGTGAAAGCGCAGGAATCCGTTCATATCGTTTTGGGGAACGATTATAATTTTAAAATGTGGAACCGTCCTTTTAAATGGGTTACAGAACTTTATTATAAATCGCTTTCGGATGTAAATGTGTATTCGATCGATAATGTCAGAATTCGATATGTTGCCAACAATAATGCAAAAGCTTACGCGCAAGGAGTTGATTTCAGACTGAATGGCGAGTTTGTACCCGGAACAGAATCATGGATTAGCTTTGGGTATTTAAAAACTGAAGAAAACTATGAAAACAAAGGTTATATCGCGAGGCCTACAGATCAGCGATTGAAATTTGCGATGCTGTTTCAGGATTATATGCCAAGTATTCCAAGTGTAAAGTTGTATTTGAATCTGGTTTATAATACCGGTTTACCCGGAGGAGCACCGGCCTATTCAGATCCATATCTGTACCAAAGGAGATTGAATGATTATCGCAGAGCCGATGTTGGTTTTGCGAAAGTTTTTGTAGATGGAAACACGAAAGTTGCTAAGGCTAAATGGTTGAAGAATTTTAAAGAATTGTCTGTTGGAGTTGAAATTTTTAATCTTTTCAATAATCAAAATGCGATTACCAATACCTGGGTTCGTGATGTGTATTCTAAAAACCAGTATGCAATTCCAAATTATATGACCTCAAGGGTTTTTAATGTGAAGCTGAATGCGAGATTATAA
- a CDS encoding cell division protein ZapA has translation MDGKLKIKISVADRVYPLTVEPAQEEGLRSASKKIDAMIKQFEESYAVRDKQDVLAMCALQFASQVEQKQIDNAIDGEETIERIKRLNALLDQYLEN, from the coding sequence ATGGACGGAAAGCTTAAAATTAAAATATCAGTTGCAGACAGAGTTTACCCTTTAACGGTTGAACCTGCTCAGGAAGAAGGACTCAGAAGTGCTTCTAAAAAAATTGATGCTATGATTAAGCAATTCGAAGAAAGTTACGCGGTTCGTGACAAACAAGATGTTCTGGCGATGTGTGCCCTGCAATTTGCATCGCAAGTCGAACAAAAACAAATTGACAATGCGATCGATGGAGAAGAAACTATCGAAAGAATTAAAAGATTAAATGCGCTATTAGATCAATATCTCGAAAATTAA
- the rny gene encoding ribonuclease Y produces the protein MDIITIIISGIIGIAVGFAIAKIIEKSNISNLIKNAKKEAASILKDANLEAENIKKDKILQAKERFIELKSEHEQVILARDKKVAEVEKRVRDKESQVSNELSKAKKVNDEFESKTQEYNNKIDVLDKKQTEVDKLHKSQLQQLEVISGLSAEEAKEQLVEGLKAEAKSKAMSHIQDTIEEAKLTAQQEAKKIIINTIQRVGTEEAVENCVSVFNIESDDVKGRIIGREGRNIRALEAATGVEIIVDDTPEAIILSCFDPVRREIARLSLHKLVTDGRIHPARIEEVVAKTAKQIDDEIIEVGKRTVIDLGIHGLHPELIKVVGRMKYRSSYGQNLLQHSREVSKLCGIMAAELGLNVKLAKRAGLLHDIGKVPDTESDLPHALLGMQWAEKYGEKEEVCNAIGAHHDEIEMKSLLSPIVQVCDAISGARPGARRQVLDSYIQRLKDLEEVAYGFSGVKNAYAIQAGRELRVIVESEKVSDDNAANLSFEISQKIQTEMTYPGQVKVTVIRETRAVNIAK, from the coding sequence ATGGACATAATAACGATCATTATTTCAGGTATTATAGGAATTGCGGTAGGTTTTGCAATTGCTAAAATTATCGAAAAAAGCAATATTTCTAACCTCATTAAAAACGCCAAAAAAGAAGCAGCTTCCATTTTAAAAGATGCTAATTTAGAAGCAGAAAATATCAAAAAAGATAAAATTCTTCAGGCAAAAGAGCGTTTTATCGAACTAAAATCAGAGCACGAACAAGTTATTTTAGCGAGAGACAAAAAAGTAGCGGAGGTTGAAAAAAGAGTACGCGATAAGGAATCACAAGTTTCTAACGAACTTTCGAAGGCAAAAAAAGTAAACGACGAGTTTGAATCCAAAACACAGGAATACAACAACAAAATTGACGTTTTAGACAAAAAACAAACTGAAGTTGACAAATTACACAAAAGTCAACTGCAACAGCTTGAAGTAATCTCAGGACTTTCTGCCGAAGAAGCAAAAGAGCAATTAGTAGAAGGATTAAAAGCCGAAGCTAAAAGCAAAGCAATGTCTCACATTCAGGACACTATCGAAGAGGCAAAACTTACTGCGCAGCAAGAAGCGAAGAAAATTATCATCAATACGATCCAGAGAGTTGGAACCGAGGAAGCAGTTGAAAATTGCGTTTCAGTATTCAACATTGAATCTGATGATGTAAAAGGTAGAATCATTGGACGTGAGGGACGTAACATTAGAGCTCTTGAAGCTGCAACGGGAGTTGAAATCATTGTTGACGACACACCTGAAGCGATCATCCTTTCTTGTTTTGACCCTGTTCGTAGAGAAATTGCCCGTTTATCTTTGCATAAACTAGTAACAGACGGACGTATTCACCCTGCAAGAATTGAAGAAGTAGTTGCTAAAACAGCGAAACAAATTGACGACGAAATTATCGAAGTTGGTAAGCGTACTGTTATCGACTTAGGAATTCACGGTTTACATCCTGAATTGATTAAAGTTGTAGGTAGAATGAAATACCGTTCTTCTTACGGACAAAACTTATTACAGCACTCCAGAGAAGTTTCTAAACTTTGTGGTATCATGGCTGCCGAATTAGGCTTAAACGTAAAATTAGCCAAAAGAGCTGGTTTACTTCACGATATTGGTAAAGTTCCGGATACTGAAAGTGATTTACCTCACGCCTTACTAGGTATGCAGTGGGCAGAGAAATATGGCGAAAAAGAAGAAGTTTGCAACGCTATTGGAGCGCATCACGACGAGATCGAAATGAAATCTTTACTTTCTCCGATTGTTCAGGTTTGTGATGCTATTTCAGGTGCACGACCAGGGGCGAGACGTCAGGTTTTAGATTCATACATTCAGCGTTTGAAAGATCTTGAAGAAGTTGCTTACGGATTTAGCGGTGTGAAAAATGCATACGCAATTCAGGCTGGTAGAGAACTTCGTGTAATTGTAGAAAGCGAAAAAGTTTCTGATGACAATGCTGCGAATTTATCTTTCGAGATTTCACAAAAAATCCAAACTGAAATGACTTATCCGGGTCAGGTAAAAGTTACTGTAATTAGAGAAACCAGAGCGGTTAATATTGCAAAGTAA
- the xerD gene encoding site-specific tyrosine recombinase XerD: MNWTRYIKDYQSYLRIERGLSKNTIENYGFDIERLCLFLETNSIEISPIKIDDETVQQFIYAVAKEVNPRSQARIISGLKSFFNYLVFEDYRNDNPMELIETPKTGRKLPDTLSLDEIDSLIAAIDLSTNEGERNRAMLETLYGCGLRVSELVSLKISDLFFEEGFVKITGKGNKERFVPVGKFAQKYIQIYQKEIRVNLKIKKGCEDTLFLNRRGNQLTRAMIFTIIKDLAVKINLHKSISPHTLRHSFATHLLENGADLRSIQLMLGHESITTTEIYVHLDRSFLKEVMLSFHPRK; the protein is encoded by the coding sequence ATGAATTGGACCCGTTACATAAAAGATTATCAGTCGTATTTGCGCATCGAGAGAGGTTTGTCTAAAAACACGATCGAAAACTATGGTTTTGACATCGAGCGTCTGTGTCTTTTTCTGGAAACCAATAGTATAGAGATTTCTCCCATAAAGATTGATGACGAAACGGTTCAGCAGTTTATTTATGCGGTAGCTAAAGAAGTCAATCCACGATCACAGGCGAGAATTATTTCGGGATTGAAAAGTTTTTTTAATTATCTGGTTTTTGAAGATTACAGAAACGACAATCCGATGGAGCTGATCGAAACTCCTAAAACAGGGCGGAAATTGCCCGATACGCTGTCTTTAGATGAAATTGATTCTCTTATTGCGGCAATTGATCTGAGTACCAATGAAGGTGAACGAAATAGGGCAATGCTAGAAACTTTGTACGGCTGCGGACTTAGGGTTTCGGAATTGGTTTCTTTAAAAATTTCAGATTTATTCTTTGAAGAAGGGTTCGTTAAGATTACCGGAAAAGGAAATAAAGAGCGTTTTGTTCCGGTGGGTAAATTCGCTCAGAAATACATCCAGATTTATCAGAAGGAGATTCGGGTGAATCTTAAAATAAAAAAAGGTTGTGAAGATACTTTATTTTTGAACAGGAGAGGTAATCAGCTTACACGCGCCATGATTTTTACCATTATAAAAGATCTTGCTGTAAAAATTAACCTCCATAAAAGTATTAGTCCACATACATTAAGACATTCTTTTGCAACTCATTTACTTGAAAATGGTGCCGACTTAAGATCAATTCAGTTGATGTTAGGGCACGAATCGATTACTACGACCGAAATTTATGTGCATTTAGACAGGAGTTTTTTGAAAGAGGTAATGTTATCTTTTCATCCACGGAAGTAA
- a CDS encoding DUF2971 domain-containing protein has protein sequence MYLNTSNIKLPDDPDTIVWKYLDLSKFLDLLMSKKLFMSRSDKFEDQYEGTFSEPTFEEIKKLAIDNPDFLNYYKTHREQVAISSWHINEYESFAMWQIFTKNNEGLAIQSTIRRLQNAVKPENNFDQYIGEVNYIDYKKEYIPFENLFFPFLFKRKSFQYEREVRILTDTSKSDIKLNDGLKINVDLKQLIEKIYIHPKSENWYKKLVIDLTERLGFDLDIEKSDLESDILI, from the coding sequence ATGTACCTTAATACTTCAAACATAAAACTTCCGGATGACCCGGATACAATTGTCTGGAAATACTTAGACTTATCTAAATTCCTTGATTTATTAATGTCCAAAAAACTATTCATGTCCCGTTCTGACAAGTTTGAGGATCAGTACGAGGGCACTTTTAGCGAGCCAACCTTTGAAGAGATTAAAAAACTGGCCATAGACAATCCTGATTTTTTAAATTACTACAAAACCCATCGCGAACAGGTAGCCATAAGCAGCTGGCACATCAACGAATATGAATCGTTTGCCATGTGGCAGATTTTCACCAAAAACAATGAGGGCTTAGCTATTCAGTCTACCATTAGAAGATTACAGAATGCTGTAAAACCGGAAAACAATTTCGATCAATACATTGGCGAAGTAAATTATATCGACTACAAAAAAGAATACATTCCGTTTGAAAATTTATTTTTCCCCTTTTTATTTAAGCGCAAAAGCTTTCAATATGAGCGCGAAGTTCGAATTCTTACCGATACTTCAAAAAGTGACATTAAACTAAACGATGGATTAAAAATCAACGTTGACCTAAAGCAATTGATCGAAAAGATCTACATTCATCCAAAATCCGAAAACTGGTACAAAAAACTGGTAATTGATTTAACGGAACGCCTGGGATTTGATCTCGATATTGAGAAATCGGATCTGGAAAGTGATATTTTGATATAG
- the aroQ gene encoding type II 3-dehydroquinate dehydratase, with the protein MKICIINGPNLNLLGKREPEVYGSQTFEDFFATLQAKFPNIELSYYQSNIEGELIGKIQECGFTFDGIILNAGAYTHTSIGLGDAMKAVTTPVIEVHISNTYARESFRHQSYLSGNAKGVILGFGLKSYELAIQSFL; encoded by the coding sequence ATGAAAATCTGCATCATCAACGGACCCAATTTGAATCTTTTAGGAAAAAGAGAACCGGAAGTTTACGGAAGTCAAACTTTTGAAGATTTTTTTGCAACGTTACAGGCCAAATTCCCAAACATTGAACTTTCGTATTACCAAAGCAATATTGAAGGCGAATTGATTGGAAAAATTCAGGAATGTGGTTTTACTTTTGACGGAATTATTCTGAATGCCGGAGCCTACACGCATACCTCTATAGGATTGGGCGATGCCATGAAAGCCGTTACAACTCCCGTAATCGAAGTACACATTTCGAACACCTATGCCCGTGAAAGTTTTAGACATCAGTCGTATTTATCCGGAAATGCTAAAGGTGTTATCCTTGGTTTCGGACTAAAAAGCTACGAACTGGCCATTCAGTCTTTTCTATGA